A window of the Enterobacteriaceae bacterium 4M9 genome harbors these coding sequences:
- a CDS encoding fimbrial protein: MNIQSFFTTRAIVLTAITLLLLATNGSVYADADITFRGSLLEAPPCVVNGGDNVEVDFGDEMMTTRIDGTQYRQKIDFTLDCTDAIASEQKLRIRGASISTVEGEVLSTPLTGLGLALYHGETRYTPGEWIAFTDPDVPELYAVPVRLDSTAPEGGTFSVLASLVVDYQ; encoded by the coding sequence ATGAATATCCAGAGTTTTTTCACAACAAGAGCCATCGTGCTGACAGCCATTACGCTGTTGCTCCTGGCCACCAACGGCTCGGTTTATGCCGATGCGGACATCACCTTTCGCGGTTCGTTGCTGGAGGCACCGCCGTGTGTAGTGAACGGTGGTGACAATGTGGAGGTAGATTTTGGCGATGAGATGATGACTACCCGCATTGACGGTACGCAGTACCGGCAGAAAATTGACTTCACTCTGGACTGTACTGATGCCATCGCCTCTGAGCAGAAACTCCGCATACGTGGTGCCAGCATTAGCACCGTGGAGGGAGAGGTATTGAGCACCCCGCTCACCGGACTCGGGCTGGCCTTGTACCACGGTGAAACTCGTTACACGCCTGGCGAATGGATAGCCTTCACGGACCCGGATGTACCGGAACTGTACGCCGTGCCAGTCCGACTGGATAGCACCGCACCGGAAGGAGGAACATTCAGTGTGCTGGCCTCCCTGGTGGTCGATTACCAGTAA
- a CDS encoding fimbrial protein, protein MPEIKEGSVNYHQELTSYLLPAALLLATVKPIPVQAVEKGDPTIITVMGILVEAPQCTVNGNNRIDVDFGDDVYIRKIDGVTYKKTALAYSLDCASLADTKLKLAITGTPATFGNGLLNTDKSGLGIRLYHDNTVLPAGDGVAQYVNFTWSGPDSGPALYAVPVVEEGATLTPGDFSGSGTLVVDYQ, encoded by the coding sequence ATGCCAGAAATTAAGGAGGGGTCAGTGAATTACCATCAAGAACTGACATCGTATCTACTGCCCGCTGCATTGTTGTTAGCCACCGTTAAGCCGATACCTGTGCAGGCCGTTGAGAAGGGTGATCCCACCATAATCACCGTGATGGGCATTCTGGTGGAGGCCCCTCAGTGCACTGTCAATGGCAATAACCGTATTGATGTGGATTTCGGGGATGATGTGTACATCAGAAAAATTGACGGAGTGACTTACAAGAAGACGGCGCTGGCGTACAGCCTGGACTGCGCTTCGTTGGCCGATACAAAACTGAAATTAGCCATTACTGGCACACCGGCAACCTTCGGTAATGGATTACTCAATACCGACAAGTCGGGACTGGGTATCCGGCTTTATCACGACAACACGGTATTACCGGCGGGTGATGGCGTGGCGCAATATGTGAACTTTACCTGGAGCGGCCCAGACAGCGGACCCGCGCTTTACGCCGTGCCGGTGGTAGAGGAGGGCGCGACACTCACGCCTGGCGATTTCAGCGGCAGCGGTACACTGGTAGTTGACTATCAATAA
- a CDS encoding fimbria/pilus periplasmic chaperone, with product MSRRIIAVISILLPGLMGLAAVNVQAALTVDRSRLVFNEGDKSLSVNVTNRNERDPYLAQAWLEDEQEQKLSGPLMVLPPLQRVEAGTKTLVRIQALPDATSLPQDRESVFWFNLREIPPKSDKPNVLMLAMQSRLKVFYRPKALRVDRMADIVPGAETLTLTRRGGQFILNNPTPYHFTFVEGRSHSDAKGLDGFEPVMIAPKDTLPLPVSAAKYGRTPVLVFVNDYGSQRLLPFKCIGITCKAEKVTIPDNKVNRTISETGKTQA from the coding sequence ATGAGCAGAAGAATAATAGCGGTAATCAGTATCCTGCTGCCGGGCCTGATGGGGCTGGCAGCTGTAAATGTGCAGGCAGCTCTGACGGTGGATCGCTCACGTCTGGTGTTTAACGAAGGGGATAAATCGCTCAGTGTTAACGTGACCAACCGTAATGAGCGCGATCCTTACCTGGCGCAGGCATGGTTGGAAGATGAACAAGAACAAAAACTGTCTGGCCCGTTGATGGTTCTGCCTCCGTTGCAAAGAGTAGAGGCTGGCACAAAGACACTCGTCAGGATTCAGGCATTACCCGATGCAACCTCCCTGCCGCAGGATAGAGAGAGCGTTTTCTGGTTCAATCTGCGAGAAATCCCGCCCAAATCAGATAAACCTAACGTTCTGATGCTGGCGATGCAGTCCCGGTTAAAAGTGTTTTACCGGCCAAAGGCGCTCAGGGTTGACAGGATGGCGGACATTGTACCCGGAGCAGAGACGCTGACGCTCACTCGACGCGGAGGGCAATTTATTCTGAATAACCCCACGCCTTACCATTTCACCTTTGTGGAGGGGCGCAGTCATTCGGATGCGAAAGGACTGGATGGCTTTGAACCGGTGATGATAGCCCCGAAGGATACACTGCCTCTGCCCGTCTCTGCCGCAAAATATGGTCGAACGCCGGTCCTGGTTTTCGTGAATGACTACGGCAGCCAGCGTTTACTGCCCTTTAAATGCATCGGCATCACCTGTAAGGCTGAGAAGGTGACCATACCTGACAATAAGGTGAACCGCACAATATCTGAAACTGGGAAAACGCAAGCGTGA
- a CDS encoding Rrf2 family transcriptional regulator yields the protein MRKDSKMKQQQVTQCLVFLERQSKSGQLWVSTREVADRLNISVYLARQRLLALQEAGAVDSQTQSGCDGGRGQTRYWRCL from the coding sequence ATGCGTAAAGACAGTAAAATGAAGCAACAGCAGGTCACTCAGTGCCTGGTTTTTCTTGAGCGTCAAAGTAAGAGTGGCCAGCTTTGGGTCAGTACCCGAGAGGTGGCAGACCGATTGAATATCAGTGTGTATCTGGCACGCCAGCGGTTGCTGGCACTACAGGAAGCGGGTGCGGTGGACAGCCAGACCCAGTCCGGTTGCGATGGTGGGCGGGGGCAAACCCGCTACTGGCGGTGCCTGTGA
- a CDS encoding EAL domain-containing protein, whose amino-acid sequence MNEQKFKDAGMRIVRTDINDTEHALQLVEGIRLQPLIALGTGELQGHEVLTLLAPDVQVEAFFETLSTEACLLLFFKQLEIIRRLVEPGLFFMNLPVRVFTDPDCMQRLLRVRSCYRRNVVAEVQDPEYLLTAEVAQRRVLKANVYRLRSRGWSVWLDDLTPAVSEGIKNEGFWFDGVKTCRHELARHTLPQLVCDARELGRMVLVEGIETDEELALARSSGADWGQGFLWPERTLLFRS is encoded by the coding sequence ATGAATGAGCAGAAATTTAAGGATGCCGGCATGAGAATCGTACGGACCGATATTAATGATACAGAACATGCCCTGCAGTTAGTGGAAGGCATCCGGCTTCAGCCTTTGATTGCGCTGGGTACCGGGGAACTGCAGGGCCATGAGGTTTTGACCCTACTGGCGCCAGACGTCCAGGTGGAGGCGTTCTTTGAGACGCTCTCTACGGAGGCTTGTCTGCTGCTGTTTTTTAAGCAACTGGAAATTATCAGGCGACTGGTTGAACCGGGGCTCTTTTTTATGAACCTACCGGTACGTGTGTTCACCGATCCCGATTGTATGCAGCGGCTCCTGCGCGTACGCAGCTGCTATCGGCGCAATGTGGTGGCAGAAGTCCAGGACCCGGAATACTTGCTGACAGCAGAGGTGGCGCAACGGCGTGTTCTGAAGGCCAATGTTTATCGGCTTCGCTCTCGGGGATGGTCCGTATGGCTGGATGATTTGACGCCCGCTGTTAGCGAGGGCATCAAAAATGAGGGCTTCTGGTTTGATGGCGTGAAAACGTGTCGCCACGAGCTAGCTCGCCACACCCTACCGCAGCTTGTGTGTGACGCACGTGAGCTGGGGCGAATGGTGCTCGTTGAAGGTATTGAGACAGATGAGGAATTGGCACTCGCTCGCAGCAGTGGTGCTGATTGGGGACAGGGTTTTTTATGGCCAGAAAGAACCCTGTTGTTCAGGTCATGA
- a CDS encoding type 1 fimbrial protein, whose amino-acid sequence MMIRAFLYCQATTLLKVSLAGMAFYTSAAMADTKVEFSGTLVADPCLVETDSQEQTVELRAIPARTFMDEIQSAPETFHIQLKECDLSLGSQVSVTFSGEKDSVDPSLFEVHGSARGIALAIEDSDGRAVAPDDEQHPVSLSQDDTTLTWRVRTQSTSGGNVGEGEFSAVVIFSLRYE is encoded by the coding sequence ATGATGATACGTGCGTTTTTGTACTGCCAGGCGACGACCCTGCTGAAGGTAAGTCTGGCTGGTATGGCGTTCTACACATCCGCCGCGATGGCAGACACAAAAGTAGAGTTCAGCGGCACGCTGGTAGCCGATCCTTGTCTTGTGGAGACCGACTCGCAAGAGCAAACGGTAGAACTCAGGGCGATACCCGCCCGGACCTTTATGGATGAAATACAGTCAGCACCCGAGACATTTCATATTCAGTTGAAAGAGTGTGACCTTTCCCTTGGCTCACAGGTTTCGGTCACGTTCAGCGGCGAGAAGGATTCGGTTGATCCGTCGTTATTTGAAGTACATGGCAGTGCCAGAGGTATTGCCCTGGCCATAGAAGACAGTGACGGACGGGCGGTGGCACCGGATGACGAACAGCACCCCGTGTCATTGTCGCAGGACGATACCACATTGACCTGGCGGGTTCGCACGCAGTCCACGTCTGGGGGCAATGTTGGAGAAGGTGAGTTCAGTGCGGTGGTTATTTTCTCACTGAGGTATGAATGA
- a CDS encoding fimbria/pilus periplasmic chaperone: MATLLAVCALCAGLSPTAQGAIALDRTRAIYPGGERGLVMNISNDSSQKPYLAQAWLEDAQGKPLKDYLVATPPMQRLEPGQKSVIRVSAMPSAASLPQDRESLFYFSVREVPPKSERPNVLQLALQTKIKLFYRPADITPERFSRHDDQLVLHKVSGGFRVENPTPYYMTVLGITGGLKQSVAKDFKTVMIEPKSSATVPSQVFATPHLITINDFGGKPVLPFLCHGEVCRADTDALHNH, encoded by the coding sequence ATGGCCACCCTGTTAGCGGTGTGCGCGTTGTGTGCAGGGCTGAGTCCGACAGCGCAGGGGGCGATTGCTCTTGACCGTACAAGGGCAATCTACCCCGGCGGGGAAAGGGGGCTGGTGATGAATATTAGTAATGACAGTAGCCAGAAACCCTATCTGGCACAGGCCTGGCTGGAAGATGCACAGGGAAAGCCGTTAAAGGATTACCTGGTGGCAACCCCGCCAATGCAGCGCCTGGAGCCAGGGCAAAAGAGTGTTATTCGGGTCAGCGCCATGCCGTCAGCGGCCAGCCTGCCGCAAGACAGGGAGAGTCTGTTCTATTTTAGCGTGCGTGAAGTGCCACCTAAAAGCGAGCGACCGAACGTCCTGCAACTGGCGTTGCAGACCAAAATCAAGCTGTTTTATCGCCCGGCAGATATCACACCGGAACGCTTTAGCCGCCATGACGACCAACTCGTTTTGCATAAGGTTAGCGGCGGTTTCCGGGTGGAGAACCCTACGCCGTATTACATGACAGTGCTGGGGATAACCGGGGGGTTGAAGCAGTCTGTGGCGAAAGATTTTAAGACGGTAATGATTGAGCCGAAATCCAGCGCTACCGTGCCTAGCCAGGTATTTGCCACTCCGCACCTTATCACGATTAATGACTTTGGTGGAAAGCCGGTTCTGCCGTTCCTCTGTCACGGCGAGGTTTGCCGGGCAGATACTGACGCGCTTCACAACCACTGA